A genomic region of Acidiphilium multivorum AIU301 contains the following coding sequences:
- the repA gene encoding plasmid partitioning protein RepA, with product MDQIESPPDKIVRHATLLSNQLHVLRQRMYPPEAQKSLRPFATHEVSSLTSIPESTLRTMSIEGKGPIPSRRENNHRTYTLEQVNELRQFFAAQKPNDALRYLPRRRAGEHLQILGVVNFKGGSAKTTSSAHLCHYLALQGYRVLAIDLDPQASLSAMFGAQPELDVGANETIFASLRSGEDRRPMREIVRKTYFTGIDLIPGNIEVMEYEHETPRLLAESNGGEAALFFERLRMSIAEVEDDYDIVILDTPPSLGFLTLGAICAATGLIVTVHPAMLDMMSMSQFLLMMGDLISVIGSAGAALQQDFLKYLITRHDPNDQPQTQIVSLMRHLFADDVFIPTAIESTAVESAGLHKKSVYELAPGDVGRDTYRRARDSMDAVNFAILEMINRAWGRK from the coding sequence ATGGACCAGATCGAGTCGCCGCCTGACAAAATCGTCCGACATGCGACACTTTTGTCCAATCAACTTCATGTATTGCGACAGCGCATGTATCCACCGGAGGCACAGAAATCCCTCAGGCCGTTTGCAACGCATGAAGTCTCGTCACTGACGTCTATCCCCGAATCGACGCTGCGGACGATGTCGATTGAGGGTAAGGGCCCGATCCCTTCGCGGCGTGAAAACAACCACCGGACTTATACGCTTGAGCAGGTCAACGAGCTCAGGCAGTTCTTCGCCGCACAGAAGCCGAACGATGCTCTCCGCTACCTACCTCGCCGGCGCGCTGGCGAACACCTCCAGATCCTCGGAGTCGTGAATTTCAAGGGCGGTTCGGCCAAGACCACCTCAAGCGCGCATCTCTGCCACTACCTGGCGCTGCAGGGTTATCGGGTGCTGGCGATCGATCTCGATCCCCAGGCCAGCCTTTCCGCAATGTTCGGTGCCCAGCCCGAACTTGATGTCGGTGCCAACGAGACGATTTTCGCATCTCTGCGAAGCGGCGAAGACAGGCGCCCGATGCGCGAGATCGTGCGCAAGACATACTTTACCGGGATCGATCTCATTCCTGGCAATATCGAAGTCATGGAGTACGAGCACGAGACCCCCCGCCTTCTCGCTGAGAGCAACGGCGGCGAAGCGGCTCTGTTCTTCGAGCGTCTCAGGATGTCGATTGCCGAGGTTGAAGACGACTATGACATCGTCATTCTCGACACGCCGCCATCACTGGGCTTCCTGACTCTTGGCGCCATCTGTGCGGCCACCGGGCTAATTGTTACGGTTCATCCGGCGATGCTCGATATGATGTCAATGTCCCAGTTCCTTTTGATGATGGGGGATCTGATCAGTGTGATCGGTAGTGCTGGCGCAGCCCTGCAGCAGGACTTCCTCAAGTACCTGATCACGCGACATGACCCTAACGACCAGCCGCAGACGCAAATCGTCTCGTTGATGCGCCACCTTTTCGCCGATGACGTCTTTATTCCGACCGCGATCGAAAGCACTGCGGTAGAGAGTGCCGGGCTACACAAAAAGAGCGTCTACGAACTGGCACCCGGTGATGTCGGTCGTGACACGTACCGGCGTGCGCGGGATTCCATGGATGCCGTCAATTTCGCGATCCTCGAGATGATCAACAGGGCCTGGGGGCGCAAATGA
- the repB gene encoding plasmid partitioning protein RepB: MSKKPSRSIVGSFNLLSESLRPDKEPVEPNNPSFSPASHHTPRMPAGVVAATERSISQLREERDQLRARLSNMAPDELDPAILEPSPIPDRLPDDDQEGFNALVDSISAEGQKLPIQVRPHPSKPGRYQIVYGHRRWRAAQHLGVKVRAFVVDLDDRELIITQGLENESRQDLSWIERASFARKMEDGRIDPRDIKGALSIDDAELSKMRMVTRVISRELIETIGRAPKIGRPRWLNLAKALESDPSREADVRQTLSGDKAPTSSNERFSLAMATLQAEHLKSSDEIDLLTSKDVRIGTASFSGSSVTIRFSKDHAAPLREFIRSALAELADAYERQVASNRSKKG, translated from the coding sequence ATGAGCAAGAAGCCATCACGATCGATCGTCGGCAGCTTCAACCTGCTTTCCGAATCCCTGCGCCCCGACAAGGAACCGGTCGAACCAAACAATCCGTCTTTCTCCCCCGCATCTCACCACACACCCAGGATGCCGGCCGGCGTTGTCGCGGCCACCGAGCGGTCGATCTCCCAACTCCGCGAGGAGCGTGACCAGCTCAGGGCCAGGCTTTCGAATATGGCCCCCGATGAGTTGGACCCGGCCATCTTGGAGCCCTCCCCGATCCCTGATCGTCTGCCGGATGATGATCAGGAAGGCTTTAATGCCCTGGTGGATTCAATTTCTGCCGAGGGACAGAAGCTTCCGATTCAAGTCCGCCCCCACCCGTCCAAGCCCGGTCGCTACCAGATCGTCTATGGCCACCGTCGCTGGAGAGCCGCCCAGCATCTGGGTGTCAAAGTCAGGGCGTTCGTTGTCGACCTGGACGACCGGGAACTGATCATCACGCAAGGACTGGAAAACGAGTCCCGACAGGATCTGAGCTGGATTGAGCGTGCGTCGTTCGCCAGGAAGATGGAAGACGGCAGGATAGATCCACGCGACATCAAAGGCGCGCTGAGTATTGATGACGCCGAACTCTCGAAGATGCGGATGGTGACCCGCGTGATTTCGCGCGAGCTCATCGAGACCATCGGTCGTGCACCCAAGATCGGTCGTCCCCGGTGGCTCAACCTTGCCAAAGCGCTGGAATCCGATCCATCCCGGGAAGCGGACGTTCGCCAAACCTTGTCAGGTGACAAGGCCCCGACCTCGTCGAACGAGCGCTTTAGCCTCGCCATGGCGACGCTTCAGGCAGAGCATTTGAAGTCGTCTGACGAGATCGATCTTCTGACCTCGAAAGATGTTCGAATTGGCACGGCAAGTTTTTCCGGATCCAGCGTCACCATTCGGTTTAGCAAGGATCATGCTGCGCCGCTTCGGGAATTTATTCGAAGCGCACTCGCAGAACTCGCTGATGCCTATGAGCGGCAAGTTGCGTCCAACCGGTCCAAAAAAGGCTGA
- a CDS encoding site-specific integrase produces MPDNTEFAPQDRPDAPSAGSLVPSPPPLAGDGHAVRRWFSEIEDEPVPVADGTLAGARSAASAYARRAKADNTRRAYRAAVRVWCLWCDRHGLTPLPASGADVAAFLADERGRGVSTETLKLRRAAIRYLHRLAGCPVPTDDACVAETMAGIQRDAASRGEIRRKKVAATATVIRRLLAAIGDTELTDLRDRALILVGFAGALRRSELAGIRIEHLTPSERGLRLTLPQTKGSQAEAVTVALPYGDTELCPVHALERWRVAAGLQRGPLFRRIWSPPSGRKGRERTAPPGPVIGEQALTPQSVALIIQRRAMAAGFGRRDLGGHSLKRGALTTGMERGVHPARLKRLGRHKSYDVLGEYLEFGDLFDGHPLDGVL; encoded by the coding sequence GTGCCCGACAACACCGAATTCGCACCGCAAGACCGCCCCGACGCGCCATCGGCCGGCAGCCTGGTGCCCTCCCCTCCTCCGCTGGCCGGAGACGGGCACGCGGTCCGGCGCTGGTTCAGCGAGATCGAGGACGAACCGGTCCCGGTGGCCGATGGCACGCTCGCCGGCGCCCGCAGCGCCGCCAGCGCCTATGCCCGCCGGGCCAAGGCGGACAACACCAGGCGGGCCTACCGCGCGGCCGTGCGCGTCTGGTGCCTCTGGTGCGACCGCCACGGGCTGACGCCCCTCCCCGCCTCCGGTGCTGATGTCGCCGCCTTCCTCGCCGATGAGCGCGGCCGCGGCGTCTCGACCGAAACCCTCAAGCTCCGGCGCGCCGCGATCCGCTACCTGCATCGCCTCGCCGGCTGCCCGGTGCCCACCGATGATGCCTGCGTCGCCGAGACCATGGCGGGCATCCAGCGTGACGCCGCCTCCCGTGGCGAGATCCGCCGCAAGAAGGTGGCGGCGACAGCGACGGTGATCCGCCGACTTCTGGCGGCGATCGGCGATACCGAGCTGACTGACCTGCGCGACCGCGCGCTGATCCTGGTCGGCTTCGCCGGCGCGCTGCGGCGCTCGGAACTCGCCGGCATCAGGATCGAGCACCTGACACCGTCAGAGCGGGGGCTCCGCCTGACCCTGCCGCAGACCAAAGGAAGCCAGGCCGAGGCGGTCACCGTCGCCCTGCCCTACGGCGATACCGAACTTTGTCCGGTGCATGCCCTTGAGCGCTGGCGGGTCGCCGCGGGGCTGCAGCGGGGCCCGTTGTTCCGCCGGATCTGGTCACCGCCATCCGGCCGCAAAGGGCGCGAGCGGACCGCGCCGCCTGGGCCGGTCATTGGCGAGCAGGCCCTCACCCCGCAAAGCGTGGCCCTGATCATCCAGCGCCGGGCCATGGCGGCCGGGTTCGGCCGGCGCGACCTGGGCGGACACAGCCTCAAGCGCGGGGCACTCACCACCGGGATGGAGCGCGGCGTGCATCCGGCGCGCCTGAAGCGGCTCGGCCGCCACAAGAGCTATGACGTGCTCGGGGAGTACCTGGAGTTCGGCGACCTGTTTGACGGACACCCGCTGGATGGGGTGCTCTAG
- the bhcA gene encoding L-aspartate--glyoxylate aminotransferase BhcA, whose protein sequence is MSLQNPVFIPGPTNIPEVIRKACDMPTVDHLSPAFAPILKAALAGCRGVMKAERGEIFIFPSTGTGGWETAISNTLSAGDTVLAARNGMFSDRWIKMCRRFGLEVIQIDVTWGEGIPLPRFAELLHEDKAGRIKAVLATHNETATGVVSDIAGLRRVVDEASHDALLLVDGVSSIGSMPFEFDDWRVDVAVTGSQKGFMLPPGLAITAFSEKALAASRDAKLPRNFFNIDDMRATNVANGYPYTPLVGLLNGLALSSRMLLDEGLDNVFARHARIANGVRAAVAAWGLAPCAAASELYSNSVTAIRVPHGFDPARIVTHAAERYGMAFGAGLGDVAGQVFRIGHLGMLTDAMALSGLAVAEMCMADLGLDIRLGAGVAAAQALYRHGCEQMKAAAD, encoded by the coding sequence ATGAGCCTGCAAAACCCTGTCTTCATCCCCGGGCCGACGAATATTCCCGAAGTGATCCGCAAGGCGTGCGACATGCCGACCGTGGATCACCTGTCGCCGGCTTTTGCGCCGATCCTGAAAGCGGCGCTCGCCGGCTGCCGCGGCGTGATGAAGGCGGAGCGTGGCGAAATCTTCATCTTCCCCTCGACGGGAACCGGCGGGTGGGAAACCGCGATCTCCAACACGCTCAGCGCCGGCGACACCGTCCTCGCCGCCCGCAACGGAATGTTCAGCGACCGCTGGATCAAGATGTGCCGGCGCTTCGGCCTCGAAGTCATCCAGATCGACGTGACATGGGGCGAGGGGATTCCACTTCCCCGCTTCGCCGAGCTCCTGCACGAGGACAAAGCGGGCCGGATCAAGGCCGTGCTCGCCACCCATAACGAAACCGCGACCGGCGTGGTCTCCGACATTGCCGGCCTGCGCCGGGTGGTGGATGAGGCCAGCCATGATGCGCTGCTCCTCGTCGATGGTGTCAGCTCGATCGGCTCGATGCCGTTCGAATTTGATGACTGGCGCGTCGACGTCGCGGTGACCGGCTCGCAGAAGGGCTTCATGCTGCCCCCTGGCCTCGCCATCACCGCCTTCAGCGAGAAGGCCCTCGCGGCCAGCCGGGATGCTAAACTCCCGCGTAATTTCTTCAATATCGACGACATGCGGGCCACCAACGTCGCGAACGGGTATCCCTACACGCCGCTGGTCGGACTTTTGAACGGGCTCGCGCTGTCGAGCCGGATGCTGCTCGATGAAGGGCTAGACAACGTCTTCGCCCGCCACGCCCGGATCGCCAATGGCGTGCGTGCTGCGGTCGCCGCTTGGGGCCTGGCACCGTGCGCCGCAGCATCCGAGCTCTATTCGAACTCGGTCACCGCCATTCGCGTCCCACACGGGTTCGACCCCGCGCGCATCGTCACCCACGCCGCCGAGCGCTACGGCATGGCATTCGGTGCTGGGCTCGGCGATGTCGCCGGCCAGGTCTTCCGCATCGGTCATCTCGGCATGCTCACCGATGCGATGGCGCTCTCTGGCCTTGCCGTTGCCGAGATGTGCATGGCCGATCTCGGCCTCGACATCCGCCTCGGCGCAGGCGTCGCCGCTGCCCAGGCGCTCTACCGACATGGCTGCGAGCAGATGAAGGCGGCTGCCGACTGA
- a CDS encoding IS1634 family transposase — protein MYLRVTQRRNRDGSTVRYYGLAENVWNTDSKRSETQVIHSFGRADQLDRAALERLVRSINRVLGDDEQVGDGAPAGTAPPDIEIDAAFEFGIPLTARHLWEELGIGPPVRDCLSKAELTAPHEAALFAMAANRLDDPGSKRACAERWLTDTAWLPEATGLTVDHLYRALDVLAVWADAIERAVFLRAADLFRLDVDLIFYDTTTAYFEIDEADETEQVWAGRLFAPLRRRGHSKEGRDNQPQVIIAMAVTRDGMPVRSWVLPGDTADVATVARIKEDLRAWNLGRCLFVGDAGMYSADNLMALSKGLGRYILAVPMRRLRDVDEAVLTRPGRYRKVADNLQAKEVVVGDGERRKRYVLCLNPEEAERQRQHRDEVLAGLRAELALLAARDAEHPKAACALLTSRRYGRYLSTDAAGRPHLDSGKIAHAARFDGKFVVITNDDTLSTEDVALGYKGGTIIEACFRRMKQTGLEVRPMYHWSPRRIEAHVRLCVLALQIQRSAELRCGLPWARIAHILAGLKAVRYQIAGRTIVQRTKISPEAAETLKNLGISKPKKLLTVIEPPQANATS, from the coding sequence ATGTATCTGCGTGTCACCCAGCGCCGGAACCGCGACGGCTCCACGGTCCGCTACTATGGGCTCGCGGAGAACGTCTGGAACACCGACAGCAAGCGGTCGGAGACCCAGGTGATCCACAGTTTCGGCCGTGCGGATCAACTCGATCGCGCCGCTCTCGAGCGGCTGGTGCGCAGCATCAACCGTGTGCTGGGCGATGACGAGCAGGTCGGTGATGGCGCGCCGGCAGGCACCGCGCCGCCCGATATCGAGATCGACGCCGCCTTCGAGTTCGGCATTCCGTTGACAGCGCGGCATCTGTGGGAGGAACTCGGCATCGGCCCGCCGGTCAGGGATTGCCTGAGCAAGGCCGAACTCACCGCCCCGCATGAGGCAGCGTTGTTCGCGATGGCGGCGAACCGGCTCGATGATCCGGGCTCGAAGCGTGCCTGCGCGGAGCGGTGGCTCACCGACACTGCCTGGCTGCCGGAGGCGACTGGTTTGACGGTCGACCACCTCTACCGCGCCCTCGATGTTCTGGCGGTCTGGGCCGACGCGATCGAGCGGGCGGTGTTCCTGCGGGCCGCCGACCTGTTCCGCCTCGATGTCGATCTGATCTTCTATGACACCACGACGGCCTATTTCGAGATCGACGAGGCCGACGAGACCGAGCAAGTCTGGGCCGGGCGGCTGTTCGCCCCGCTGCGCCGGCGCGGCCACAGCAAGGAGGGACGCGACAATCAGCCGCAGGTGATCATCGCCATGGCGGTGACACGGGACGGCATGCCGGTTCGCTCCTGGGTGCTGCCGGGCGACACCGCCGATGTCGCGACGGTGGCGCGGATCAAGGAGGATCTGCGCGCCTGGAACCTTGGGCGCTGCCTGTTCGTCGGCGACGCTGGCATGTATTCGGCGGACAATCTGATGGCGCTGAGCAAGGGGCTCGGCCGCTACATCCTGGCGGTGCCGATGCGCCGGCTGCGCGATGTGGATGAGGCGGTTCTGACCCGACCGGGGCGCTATCGGAAGGTTGCCGACAATCTTCAGGCCAAGGAGGTCGTGGTCGGCGACGGTGAGCGGCGCAAGCGTTACGTTCTTTGCCTGAACCCTGAGGAAGCCGAGCGGCAGCGCCAGCATCGCGACGAGGTTCTGGCCGGCCTGCGCGCCGAACTGGCGTTGCTCGCCGCCCGAGATGCCGAGCATCCCAAGGCCGCCTGCGCGCTGCTCACCTCGCGCCGCTACGGCCGCTACCTGAGCACGGATGCGGCCGGCAGGCCGCATCTGGATTCCGGAAAGATCGCCCATGCCGCCCGCTTCGACGGCAAGTTCGTCGTGATCACCAACGACGACACGCTGTCCACCGAGGACGTCGCCCTCGGCTACAAAGGCGGAACCATCATCGAAGCCTGCTTCCGGCGGATGAAGCAGACCGGGCTCGAGGTCCGGCCGATGTATCACTGGAGCCCGCGCCGGATCGAGGCGCATGTCAGGCTCTGCGTCCTTGCCCTGCAGATACAGCGCTCGGCGGAGTTGCGCTGCGGCCTTCCCTGGGCGCGGATCGCCCACATCCTGGCCGGCCTCAAGGCGGTCCGCTATCAGATCGCCGGCCGGACTATTGTTCAGCGCACGAAAATCAGCCCCGAAGCTGCCGAGACCCTCAAAAACCTTGGAATATCAAAGCCAAAGAAGCTGCTCACAGTCATCGAGCCGCCGCAGGCCAACGCCACCTCATAG
- a CDS encoding heme NO-binding domain-containing protein yields MLGIIPHTIDQYLRTRVPPEARAGILGRAGFPDGQTFRLDTEYDDEACCALVDAIAAETGTTTEAVFDEISAFFLDWAERTFSGFFKVAPDTRGFLLLQPEIHSSLACGLRASGQRKVADKFRVEALPDGVRMHYRSSNRLGYFYCALARCLAARRGEVAEISFLDGDVDSAAAIIEVRLKPALAA; encoded by the coding sequence ATGCTGGGCATCATTCCTCATACGATCGATCAGTATCTCAGGACCCGCGTTCCGCCTGAGGCCAGGGCGGGAATTCTCGGGCGCGCGGGATTTCCGGACGGGCAGACCTTCCGGCTCGATACGGAATATGACGACGAGGCCTGTTGCGCGCTGGTCGATGCGATCGCCGCGGAAACCGGCACGACAACCGAGGCCGTATTCGATGAGATCTCGGCGTTCTTCCTCGACTGGGCGGAACGCACCTTCTCGGGATTTTTCAAGGTTGCGCCGGATACGCGCGGCTTTCTCCTGCTGCAACCGGAGATCCATAGCAGCCTTGCCTGTGGGCTGCGGGCCAGCGGGCAGCGAAAGGTGGCCGACAAGTTCAGGGTCGAGGCGCTGCCGGACGGGGTGCGGATGCATTACCGCTCGTCGAACCGGCTCGGCTATTTCTACTGCGCGCTCGCCCGCTGCCTCGCCGCCCGCAGGGGCGAGGTGGCCGAGATCAGCTTTCTCGACGGCGATGTCGACTCGGCCGCCGCGATCATCGAGGTGAGGCTAAAACCGGCGCTGGCGGCCTGA